The genomic DNA CATTGATCAAAGGGCTTTTCCCATTTTCTAATCCGCCAGCCAATAGACGAGTTAATTGATCCATCATGATTTTCTGGGACCCCAACATATAgtccctcatatcttgctgtatcttagccagttgctcttgcatctgctCTTGTAATTGTTCTTGCATCTCCCTTTGCATTTGTTCTATCCTTTCTAATCTCTGGTCCATTGCTTTGGTTTTACGGCGGGTATAGTGGCTGTGTTTGGTTGCTTGATTctcgttggtttccagattaactgaaataattttgtttaatcagGGTTCTTTAGTGAAAGTTTAATGCAAATGttgcaatgtaatgcaaatgtatggaatgaatgcaaaagaaaagaagatgttgatcttgaattcaattccattagaataacttttctagaaaacatatttctttacatgaaaatagattacatatgcggTATTGCCCTTCATATCCCAAGTAAACGCcgatcttttcttcatggtcgaatctAAATTCTCTAAAAGATGCCTTTACTAGTTCCTTCTTcgcttaatctgagcctcgatctcttgctcacttatctccatgatactcatcaaaagTGCCGGCTCTTGAataatcttcgttggcaattaaatcaagtcatgtattccttcatggacttccggctttctctcgtcatgcctttgttggcttgaatctctggcaattacatcatgtattcctccgtgaactaccagctttctctcatcgtgtttacttggactatattcaggcgatcgcactataatctactttatcgAGAAATTCatttccttatgacaaactattctatttaggaattgaatttcgaatcaacacattcttttctttgatgtaatgtaatgcaaatgcatgaacgcaaaaaaaaaaaaaggaaggcattgattctaaatttaatttcattagaacaacttttctagaaagcaaattcttttacataaaacggactacATATACGGCTTTTCTCTTGTATTCCAAGTGAAGACACCTATCTTACTCTTCATATCCGGATCTTGTGGTCGAGTCTGACGAATTCTCCAAGAAATGTCTATATTAACTCCTTTTTTGCTCGATCCAGGCTGCGACTCTTTGATCACTTATTACTGTGATACTTGTCAGTTCCTTTAAGAAGGTCAAGATGTGacggctctcgaataatctttgtcAGTTTCTGTCTTCAGGCAATGAAGCAAAGTCTTGTATTTTTTCACGGGCTATCAGTCTTCTTTCATGTGTTCACTTGGATCATATTTAGACAATcatattataatccactttatcaaaaaatttgttttcttatgacaaactgttctatttagcaatcaaatatgaatcaatacCTTCTTCCTAGGATGATGTAATAtaatgcaattataaacaaaacaaaaataaaacacgttagtgcaggataaataaataacaaataaagcaattcgggtgaccactaagggttcggagtggctctactTAGGGTGGGCTCCTATGtctctctatatgtggtttggttctagagtaagggtacctgaaccaacagattcctcgatcctcacccattataggctcatttgaatcaagTTCAATTCAggagaatacatttccctatggctacacggagatgaaaatctcacgaaaccataggtacggatgtattccgaaagtgatccactatcctgcacggaggtgaaaacctcacgaaggcgtagtttctcactcccacttaagggtgtgaccaaaacggtcatgcaatgcaatgcgagaagatatatgcataaaaacttgaaacgattaaagaaaataggaataaaatgatgaaaacagtaCGAAAAACGGGTGAAACGCAATGAAGTGATCGatatcaaaaccaaattctcaattttcaaaaagacaaaagttaatcaacttgtggcttgactctcttataaaaCTCCCCAATGAAGTCGCTAAGTCGTCagaaccattttttgaaaaaacggatatcgacttggagaaaaaaaaatgaaaacaggagtcgccaccaatctttttaggtgtgatcggatcaccttaagttaatcattttaataaaagttaagatttactaaaacgataattttggtctacgaaaatcgaaAATGAGTTCGGAGTCGGTtcgcatacgaggaaggattaacaccctcgatacgcccaaaattggtacctagttgattaattagtgtgttagtgtcgaaaatttgaaaacttgaaagaatttaaaatatgatccctctttgtaaagaaaacgcccaaatgttaaggaccttctcgtctcacaatataaaatgtcacatccagtaagttaggacacgacatcttgaattttcgagaacgagcttgccttttatataaaaattcatgtatttcaaaaggttattcagttagttaaggtgaacgaggaaaatcgaaacccagtaagttagggcacgtttcctcgaattcccaaacaccgaatattgcctttacttgcaaaaatcttatttcgaggtaacaaaatgccatacccagtaagttagggcacaacacctcgtatctccgagaataagcattttcaaaactcatgtcgcgatgtaaaagagtattccgttatttaggttaaaggagaaaatcaaacccaataagttaggcacgattgtctcgaattaccaaatacggaatattactttatgaaagaattattattgggttggatataatgataataagaataatattaaagtaaagtaaacaataatactatatataaatatatatatatatatatatatataatagaaatacacactactatataataataataataaatatagaaatacaaaagcaaatataataaaaatattaaattaaagtaataaaaacaatactatatataaatatatatatatatatatacataaaatatacactaatatataatagtaatagtgatagcaaaaataatgaaaatatgagtaatattaataatatattagaatacaaaagtaaagtaataacaatagggtgataataataataataatacaaacaataatacatatatatataataatagtagctagaaataaaaataataaaagtaacaataatgatagtaataatataaataaatatggagaggcatatataatataataataatataaataataatatatacatgagaaataataataataatataaataatagtaaaaataataaaataataaaacaaagctctcaactctctttctcctcttttctaaatccgTTGGTGGTCCCATTTTGTTCATCATGGACCCTACACGGTCACATCATAGTACCACCAGACATCAATGGACCTCAAAAAACCTTTTtcggtaatgaaaatatgggtaagcttcttacttttatttttactttcgtataaaaaaacaaaataaaattgaaaggaaaacaataaacaaacaaagaactaaagataagaatagacaaaagaaacctcttttgctttgatttttgattaatctccaaaaactagTCTTTCCAATAAACAAAAATAACATTCtttccaaaaaaacaaaaaaatacctccaaaaaacaaaaaaacctcctccaaaacaaagaacaatccttctccaaaaaaccaaaaacccaCCCCGTAAAAATaaagtcttgaatggcttttatagccaaattttacaagtggagtggttggggtggtttaggtggccaagggtggtggagttggtagccaaggtgggtggccaacaaaggtggtggagtaggtggccaagatttttatttatttatttatttatttattttttgtgtttgggttgggattaggttgggccaaaattgggtttgggcttgtaactggATAATAGGTTAGATTTAATTCGGGTTTGATTTTATTAGGTCCCGGGTAAAATTTGGGTCTTACATTAAGTTAACATTTTAATTTTGGATCCGAGAGAGTCTtgtagaaaaaataaatttatgaatATCGATTTATTTGAATCAATTTTTTGGCCATCACTTCACACACATACACATCAATCGATATTCAAAATgagaaaaaaagataaaaaaaatcaagttgCTTAAAATCGCAGTTAATTTtgaatgaatgtttgaaatgaagCAAATAATATAAGTAACTCAAAAAGTTTTAAGTTGGAAATTGATGACCCACTAAAACAACGTCGGACAATAGAAGGTTCTATGCAGATTTTCCTTCCCCTTCACTTtggataaaatttaattatctccaaataaaataataattaataaacgCACAAGATCAGAATAATAGTTTACCTGGCGGGCGGGATCTGGTGGTTTTCGTATAGCGAACGCCAAAGAATGACATTTACCCTATCAGGGAAGCCGGTCCACCTGTCTATAAAAGACCGCCACCACATCCAATCATAAATCCCCTTCTCATTTGTTTTTTCGTTTTCTCTCTCCTCTCATTTTCGTCTTCTTTCTTCGATCCGAGCTTTCCTCTCCTGCCGATCCAAAGTTCCTTCAGGCATCAAAAAGGACCCCCCCGATCAAATTTATCTTTTCTGGTTCCATCTCTCACTTTTGATTGTTGTATTTATATGCTTCTTTTTTCTATTGTTTTATTTGTGTTGTTttgacttctttttttttttgttattttttctaCTGCGGATGGATCGTAGGTTTCGCTATGGCATCGAAGCGAATCTTGAAGGAATTGAAGGATTTACAAAAGGATCCTCCAACATCTTGCAGTGCTGGTAATGCATACTCCCTTTTTCGTTCTATATAAAAGCTCTCCCTTTTTTGctgttgatttaaaaaaaaaaattcaaatattgaTTTGTTGTTTGTTTTAAACTTTCTTTGAAGCTATGTATTTATAGGTATAGATGTTTTTGAATTTGCGTTGAGGAATAAAAAGATCTTGATATGTTATGGGTGATTTTGCAAGGGACTGTCTTTTTTTGTTAATAATAATTGAAAGTTTTATTCCAAAATCCTAGATCAGATAATTCATGATTCTCTATTGTGTTCGTGTATTTTGTTCAGTCaaacttatttaaaataaaatttgattcgTTAATGATTTTCATTATCTTGATTTTGAGACATTTTAATTCCTGTCAGGTTCGTGTTACCTTTTTTCTTTCTCGTTCACAGCAACCTATTGATAAACCTTTTACCGGTATTCTTCCTAAAATTTCCTTTCCTCTAGATATAATAAACAGTGGTTGTTTGTACAAATCTCTGTAAAAGGACAGTAAAAGACTAACAAAACTTTGTTCCAAACTTGCTTAGTGAATCCCTACATTCTTCTTCAATATCACCCAAGAGACAGCTTGTCCATTGTAAATTAATGTCATGTAATATTGCTAACCAAGCAATGAAGTAGAATTTAGGCGTATATTGAAAACCTTAGCAGCTTTTGCCATTGAAGTTCGCTTATTTTCCAAAGTAGTCCCATGTATCGGCAATTGTGAAGTGTTCCTTTGAATTCATCCGAATATCCTCATCTCTGTTAGATTACTGGTAATGTTAAAACTTATTGTTTGGTTCAGTTGGTTAGAATATAAAATTCTTTTGTTTGGTTGACCATATGAAATAACCTAATATCACTTTTTAAACTAAAGTGGCCTTAATCACAAATAAGACTGAAAATCCAAGAAAAAGAAGTAAGACAACGATAATTTAGTAATGTTAAGTTGCCTcccttaaaataataacaaattcaATAATAGAAAAGTTcacttataataatattaattaattgaaaataacTCAATAGACAAAATgttaaatttcttgaacttataataataacaattattattattagacaaGTCAGTTCTATAATAATTGACTAATTAAAAGATTaagataatattaaattaaaattaaaccaaaaagcaATAAAGTAAACCAATAGACAAAGTTCACATTAGTTTTGTTCAAAGAATGGGAGAGTTTTATTCATtagttactattattattatggtaTAGGGGTAAAGTTATCACAAACCTCACATTATCAAGATAATGTAAGATTATCTAAGAAACATGTTGTATTAAGATTACCCCTTATATTACCAAATTTACACTGTTGCTAATACGATGATGGGATCATACATTCCTGGCAGTAATGTGAAACTACCTGTAGAATTTTCCTCAAACTCTAGCTACATACACTTGGCATTGGTTACCTtgcttttgaaaaacaaaaatcatTCTTGATGGATAAGAATGAATCCAATTGATCCATATGGAGCTTGAATCTGAAAAATGTGTTCAAATATGCATGAGAATACATGAAATATCCAAACATTTATAACTAATGACCCATGCTTCTTCAACTATATGATTGGTAAATGAAATTTGTCCTCCTAAGCTTCAAGCCATTACATGTGAGTGATGGCACTGATTCATTTGAAATAGAAAGCAACCCAAACACAAATAGGAAGGCATTACTTGATATTGATGAAAGCCACATTTGACAGAGTGACTCTACAATCAGACACCACTGCGCGAGGCATCTCCTGCTATTCTCCTTATCAGATACCCTTAACCCTTATTCTTGCTCTTGTATTCACTCCACTGACTACCAAAAATCTAAGCACCAACTAAATTACTTTATAAACTCAAGTTTTCATTCAGATGGTTTATATGAAAAACATGATTGTTACAATGTTTGCACTCATCTTTTCACAATTGTGCAATGTGCTCGAGGTTTATCATTGAACTTCAATGCTTGCGTATTGCTTATTGTTTTTTCTGGCAATGTTGCAGGTCCTGTTGCTGAAGACATGTTTCATTGGCAGGCAACTATCATGGGTCCACCAGACAGTCCGTATGCTGGGGGTGTTTTCCAAGTGACCATTCATTTTCCTCCAGACTATCCTTTTAAGCCACCCAAggtatttttccctttttatgtAATTCTGGTTTCTATATATAGGCAGGTTATTTACTCTGACGTTTGCTAGAGCTTGCAAAATTTCCATGTTCATTTAGCACTCTCATTTTGGGTTACTTGTTTTGTACTCCATTGTGTATTGATGTAGACAATAATATATTCCTTTGAAGAGTGATAGATAATCGAAGtcttatttatatgataaatggGTTTTGCAGGTGGCATTTAGAACAAAGGTATTCCACCCTAATATTAACAGCAATGGAAGCATTTGCCTAGACATCTTGAAAGAGCAGTGGAGTCCTGCACTAACTATTTCCAAGGTGGTTGTCTTTTCAATATTTGATTTCCCTGTTAGAAACTCCTCTCATTTGTTTGGATATTCAATGTTGGCACAAATGGATCCAATCTGAATTAGCCACCCATATCTGATGCTCATGTCGGAGACATATCCAGACATGGGTAGTGGGACATAATGCTTCAACGGTCTTCCTAATGCATAAAGATCTTTCTggggttttttttcttttgggggggggggggggacttGAACATGAATAGGATATCTACAAGCGTCCTGAACTCACATTCTGAGTCTATTCATACAAATCAAAATGAGAAGCCAAGAACCTGAATAGAAACCCGATCAATCTGAAATTTGAATCCCCATTCCAAACCTTGATGTCCATTTTAAGCAAAGTAAATTGTAGTTAAGCCTTTTGAGATCCTACGATTTTTATTCACAACTTGTCTGTTTCAATGGTTAAGATGGTTTAACGACTTTTTGTTCTATTAGGTATTGCTATCAATATGTTCATTGCTGACCGATCCAAATCCGGATGATCCATTGGTGCCGGAGATTGCACACATGTACAAGACAGACAGGAACAAGTACGAGACAACTGCAAGGAGCTGGACCCAGAAGTATGCCATGGGATAGGGAGGCTCaatgtttctttcttttttgttatgtttttgggttttttttttttttttaatttagttttatgtatgaaagttttgttCTGTCTCTTCAATGCCAAAAATGGGGGAGTTTGACGATGCCATCAACATTCCCTTTTTTAAAAGAAGAGACATCAAATGTTGCTTCCTTTTGTTGTATGGAAATGTAACTTTTGGAACAAGAAAGTAGACGCttttgatatttttttaaatattctttATTTGTAATTCAAGTATGCGAAAGTAATGGCAGAATGCCAGATTTGGTGAAGGGTCTTGTTAtacaattataaattaaaaataaactataaaattattgaaaGAGAATAACTTGTGATGTTGTATAGAAAGTAGTACagatatgaaattaaaagaaattaaattcaagtaatttttataattagtgAATTGAGTTCATTGGCTGGTCTTGACCCAGGTTGCATTAGCATCACCCAAAAGCATACCAGCCAGTGTAAAAGGAGCTTCATTACTGACATTAAGAAACTATGCCAGCCATAGCATTGGTATACCTATTTCCTTTTTTAAAAACATGGTTATGGATCCTTTGCCCGAATCATCAATAAGAGAGTACACAAAATGGGATTAGAAAGCGAGTAACTAGTAATTAAGCTCATTACCGCTGCTGCATCCACTTTAATCACAAGTTTAGTCATATTCAAACTCAAAGCAAATTGCAAGCCATCCTTCTGCCACCTTACACATGGCTCATGGAATATGATGAAAAGATCCAACAACTCTGCCAAGGTGATTTTGAATTACAATTCCGCCTCCTACTCTTCTCGGGTTTCCAATTGAAGATCCATCCGTATTAAGCTTGAACCAACAtaatagagttttttttttttccctatgAAAAACAATGAAGGATGGTAGAAGGCACAATCTGATATTAACAACAACAACAGAGAATTCCCCAACCTTTTCAAGAGCTCATTTAGGGATGTCACTAAGGATACATGTTTTCCGAAGGAAAACACATTTCGAGCTAGCTAGATTTCCAACGTAatagaagaaaaaaaatcaaagtcCAAGGAAATTTTGGTTTATGGTACCACACTTTAGACTTCAAGTTGCTGCAGGATCGAGCTTTCTTATTAGTAACCCTTAAAGACTTTCTAGATAGCTATGGCAAAACGAGAAATGTTCTTGCATAGGCATACCCCTTGAGGCGAGAAGTGTTGTCTAAAGCTCTTCATTTTCTagtgtgtgaaaaataaaatagaataaaataaataaaaataaagaacacataaattttacgtggaaaccctttcgggaaaaaaaccacgggcagaggagaagaaaattcactatgtcgaaaaatttttactcaaatacaagaggaatagactatgtctatttataagcttgcaaagccatattctagtaggattgaaacaccttatcctaatcaatataaaatagatggagtttaataaggtttaaaaccttattctaaaataaaataaaagaagtctagttctatatggattttacttttattttattttccatcgtattttatttaaataagaatttgggtcacttaattctaacaatctccaccttgacacaaattctcaatgaacaagttcttcatcgcgaactttcaataaacaagttcttcacctcttccaaaaaccccttaagggtttaacttcaacaatgaacaccaaccaagtctaagcaatgctcaaacttggttataggaagtgacttagtcatcatatctgcaggattttcatgagtgctaattttgctcacaacaatatcaccacgagcaataatatcacgaacaaaatgataccgaatatcaatgtgttttgttctctcatgaaacatttgatcttttgtaagaaagatggcactctgactgtcacaaaatactgtgctgatttgaaggtcttcattgagttcactaaatagtcccttcaaccaaatagcttctttacaagcctcagaatcgccatgtactcagcttcagtggtagacaaagcgactgtagtttgcaaagtggctttccaactaattgcacaacctccgattgtaaagacgtaactcgtgagagatcttcttctatcaaggtctccaaaaaatcagcatcaacataccctataactccatctttagttcttccaaactgtaagcaaacattagtagtgcctcgtaagtatcttaaaatccatcgaatcgctttccggtgttctttaccgtgattcgccatgtatccgctaacctgaccgatcgcatatgataaatctggacgtgaacaaaccatagcatacatgagagatcctatcgcactagagtatggaacatgtgacatgtactcaatctcattatcgattgaggagataaggccgatgaaagtccgaaatggtcgctaaaggagtactaacagcttagcactctgcatattgaactcgcaaagaactttctcaatgtaccccttccgacttaggtacaatttacttgcttttctatctccgagaatctccataccaagtatcttctttgctggtcctaaatctttcatctcaaattcttcacttagttgggctttaacctttcttatctctctttatcttttctcgctatcaacatgtcatcaacataaagaagtagatacacaaaagaaccatcactgctttttcttaaagtagacacaactgtcaaaactacttcttttgaaatcatgagaagtcataaaggaatcaaacctcttgtaccactgtcttggtgatctgtttcaaaccgtaaagggactttttcaaaaagcaaacatagtcctctttttcgagactataaaaccctccgttgttgcatg from Gossypium arboreum isolate Shixiya-1 chromosome 9, ASM2569848v2, whole genome shotgun sequence includes the following:
- the LOC108480013 gene encoding ubiquitin-conjugating enzyme E2 10-like, with the translated sequence MASKRILKELKDLQKDPPTSCSAGPVAEDMFHWQATIMGPPDSPYAGGVFQVTIHFPPDYPFKPPKVAFRTKVFHPNINSNGSICLDILKEQWSPALTISKVLLSICSLLTDPNPDDPLVPEIAHMYKTDRNKYETTARSWTQKYAMG